The DNA sequence CGGTGATCGGCGGGGTCGACCTGGTTGTTTCGGTGGGCGGGACCGGGGTCACCCCGCGCGATGTCACCCCCGAGGCCACCCGCGAGCTGCTGGACCGCGAGATCCTCGGCATCGCCGAGGCGCTGCGGGCCTCCGGACTGTCCGCGGGCATTGCCGACGCGGGGCTCTCGCGTGGTCTGGCCGGCGTCTCGGGCAGCACCCTGGTGGTCAACCTGGCGGGGTCCCGGGCGGCGGTCCGCGACGGGATGGCGACGCTGAACCCGCTGGCCGCGGCGATCATCGGCCAACTGTCCAGTCTGGAGATCTAGACGACCATGCCCGGACTCGAAGAGCATCAGTCGTCGTCGGACGAACGCGATCCCGACGACGCTCGAGAGGCCGAAGAACGTGAGCGCTGGTTGCGGGACAACATCCCGCCGCATCACGGTTGAGGTTCGACTTCGCGAAATCCCCCGTACGGACTCCACAGCGGCTATTACGGTTCGCCGTAGGCGGCGTGGCGCCGCTTCGCAGTGCATCCGTACGGAAGGGGAGTTGCGGTGCTCAAGGGATTCAAAAATTTCCTCATGCGCGATGACGTCATCACGGTGGCCATCGGTCTGGTGGTGGCGCTGGCGTTTTCCAATCTGGTCAAGGCCTTCACCGACAGCGTGATCAACCCGCTGGTCTCGGCCGCGCAGCCCGATACTGCCGGGCTGGGGCTGGGTTACCAATTGGGGGCGGAGGGCAACGAGGCGACGTTCATCGACCTCGGCGCATTCATCTCCGCGATCATCTACTTCGTCGTGTTCATGGCCACGATCTACTTCCTGATCGTTCTGCCCTACAAGCACATCCAGAAGCGCCGCGGGAACACCGTGTTCGGCGACCCGGCACCGACCAAGACCTGCCCGGAGTGCAAGTCCGAAATCGCCGCCGACGCCAACAAGTGCAAGTTCTGCGCCAGCGTGCAGCCCGCCACCGCCGCATAGCGGTGTTCAGCGCAGGGTGAGCGTGACAGCCTGACCGAGAGTGGCGCCGGCCACCGCCACCGCAGCGGTGGCCGGCAACGCCACCAATACCACCCGGTCGTCGTGATTGTGTTTGTCGGACACCAGCACCACGATCCCGCCGCTGGCGAGCACTCGGGCGGCGCCCGGCGGGCCGGCGACATCCTCGGCGGCGGTCGTCACGACGTCGACCACGTCGCCTGGGCGCACCAGATCGATCAGTGCTGCGTCGGCCGGATGCACGCCGACGATGCGGGCGTCGGGTCCGGCGGCGGCCTCGGTGAGGCGGCGGCCGAGCACGCGGACATCGGTGAGTATCTCGCCGCGGCGGGCCGGACCCGCCAGCGTGGTCTGCATCAGCGCCGCCATATCAGTGGCGGCACCGTCGGGAACCATTTGAGCCGAACGGCTTTCGAGGGAAAGGTCGTCGAGGGTCAGCGTTGAGCCAGGCGCGATGTCGCGGCTTGCCACTACGACGTTGAGCCGGTCGCCTTGCGGGTTGGAGCGCACTGCCGTGACGCCGGCCAACACGACGAGGGCTCCTGCGGTCATTCGCCGCGCCCGTACGGTGCGAGTCCAGTCGGGACGCAGTGCCAGCGAGATCCGGCTGATCAGTGTGGGGTTGAGCGAGTCGCCCATGGCGTCACGCTAAGCGGCTGCCGCATAACGGATCGTCAGTCCGGGGGTCGGGCTGTGGATAACGAACTACGCCGAGGTGGCTGCCGGTGCCGACGACGTGGTGCTGGCCTTGGCGCTGTCGCTGGGCTTGGTGCCGCTGTCGGCCGATTTGGTGCCGCTGTCGCCCGAGCTACTGCCCGAGTCGCCCGACGTCGAAGAGCTGGCGGAGCTGCTGCCATTGCTGGAACCGTTGGACGTTGACTTCCCGGACTTGCCCGCTTCCCGGCTGTCGTTGCGGTAGAAACCACTGCCCTTGAAGACCACGCCGACCTTGCCGAAGATCTTGCGCAGCCGGCCGTTGCAGTCCTCGCAGGTGGTCAGCGCATCGTCGGTGAAGGCCTGGACCACGTCGAAGCGGTTGCTGCACTCGGTGCAGGCATAGCTGTAGGTGGGCACGTGAACCTCCGTGAATCGAACAATCGGCTTAGCACTCTACCGTGCTAAGTGCTAGAACCACCATGTGGCCTTCCTCATTCCAAGGCTCGTTGTGGGGCCACTTCGACGTCAGCCCAGCGCCACCAGACCGCGCCCGGGTGTCACGGCATGCGTCATCGGCACGTCGTGGGCCTCCGCGGGCAGCTCGTCGAGAAGCTCCGCGTCGCGAACCACCGCTACCAGCGGAATCTGCGGCCTGCGCCACTGCAGCGAGCGGTCGTAGAAACCGGCGCCGCGCCCCAGCCGGGCGCCTCGGCGGTCGACGGCCACCGCCGGCACCACGATCAGGTCCGCCTCGGCCAGCGCGTCGGCGGCCAGCCAGGGTTCCGGTGGTTCGAGCAGGCCGAACCGGGCGGTGGTGAGGTTTTCGGGCCGGTATTCGCCCCACAGCAGCGCCAGCGGGGTGCCGTCGTCCTCGGTGCGCACCACCGGTAACAGCACCCGCGCGCCACGACGGGCCAGGCCCGCGAGCATCGCGGTCGAGCCCGGCTCGCTGCCCACCGGCACATAGGCGCAGACCGTGCCGGCGTCGTCCGCGAGCCGCTCCAGGTGCTTGGCCAGCGCTGCGGCCTCGGCATCGTGCACGTCGGGGGGTACCGCGCGTCGGTCGGCGAGCAGCCGCGCCCGCAACGCGGACTTGGCGGCCACCACCGCGTCGTCGGTCACGGCAACCAGACTGTCAGCAACGGCTCGCCCACCGCCAGCCGAAGAGGTGAAGTGGATTGCGGTTATCGTGTGAGCAATGCCCACGCCGAAGGTCCCGATTCCGCGCACCGCCATTGTGCCCGCGGCAGGTTTGGGCACCCGTTTTCTGCCCGCGACCAAGACCGTTCCCAAAGAACTACTGCCGGTCGTCGACACCCCCGGCATCGAGCTCGTCGCCGCCGAGGCGGCCGAAGCCGGTGCCGAACGGTTGGTGATCATCACCTCCGAAGGCAAGGACGGCGTGGTCGCGCACTTCGTCGAAGACTTGGTGCTCGAAGGCACGCTGGAGGCCCGCGGTAAGAAGGCGATGCTGGCCAAGGTGCGCCGCGCCCCGCAGTTGATCAAGGTCGAGTCGGTGGTGCAGGCCGAGCCGCTGGGCCTGGGGCACGCTATCAGCTGCGTCGAGCCCACCTTGTCCGACGACGAAGATGCCGTGGCGGTCCTGCTGCCCGACGACCTGGTGCTGCCCACCGGAGTGCTGGAGACCATGTCCAAGGTGCGTGCCCGCCGGGGCGGCACCGTGTTGTGCGCGATCGAGGTCAGCCCCGACGAGGTCAGCGCCTACGGCGTCTTCGACGTCGAGCCGCTGCCCGATGGTGACAACCCGGACGTGATGCGGGTCAAGGGGATGGTCGAGAAGCCCAAGGCCCAAGACGCACCGTCGATGTATGCCGCGGCGGGCCGCTACGTGCTGGACCGGGCCGTGTTCGACGCGTTGCGGCGCATCGACCGCGGGGCCGGCGGCGAGGTGCAGCTCACCGACGCGATCGCGCTGATGATCGCCGAAGGCCATCCCGTACACGTCGTCGTGCACCGGGGGTCGCGACACGACCTGGGAAATCCGGGCGGCTACCTCAAAGCTGCGGTTGACTTTGCCTTGGACCGCGACGACTACGGTCCGGATCTGCGCCGGTGGCTGGTGGCGCGGCTGGGCTTGGCGGAGAACTGAGCTGACGTCAGCGGAGATCGGACCGAGGCTGCAACGGAGAAAGGCACACCGTGCGTTCGGTTGAGGAGCAGCAGGCCCGGGTTTCGGCTGCCGCCGTGGCGCCCCGCCCGGTCCGGGTGGCGATCGCCGAGGCTCAGGGCTTGATGTGCGCTGAAGAAGTGGTCGCCGAGCGGCCGATGCCCGCATTCGACCAGGCCGCCATCGACGGTTACGCGGTGCGCAGCGTCGATGTCCTGGGCGCCGACGCGATCGGCGACAGCTCCGATGGGGCCGGGCGCGATGATGCCTCCAGCACCGTGGTCACTTTGCCGGTACTGGGCGTCATCGAAGCCGGCGCCCGTACTCCCACCCGGCTGCAACCCAAGCTGGCCACCCGGATTCAGACCGGGGCGCCGATGCCAACCCTCGCCGACGCGGTGCTTCCGCTGCGTTGGACCGACGGCGGGACCTCCCGCGTGCGGGTGCTGCGGGGCGTACGCCCGGGCGACTACGTGCGTCGGGTCGGCGACGACGTGCAGCCCGGCGATGTCGCGGTGCGCGCGGGAACGGTGGTCGGGGCGGCCCAGGTGGGGCTGCTGGCCGCCGTGGGCCGCGACCGGGTGCTGGTCCACCCGCGCCCCCGCCTGTCGGTCATGGCGGTCGGCGGCGAATTGGTGGATGTGAACCGCACACCCGGCAACGGGCAGGTCTATGACGTCGACTCCTACGCGCTGGCCGCGGCCGGTCGGGATGCGGGTGCGGAGGTCAATCGGGTAGGCATCGTCAGCAATGACCCCAAGAAGCTGCGCGAGACGGTTGAGGGACAGCTCAACCGCGCCGAGGTGGTGGTGATCGCTGGCGGGGTCGGGGGTGCTGCGGCCGATGAGGTACGCGCGGTGCTGGCCGATCTCGGTGACATGGAGGTCGCCCGGATCGCGATGCACCCCGGTTCGGTGCAGGGCTTCGGCCAGCTTGGTCCCGAAGGAGTGCCGACGTTCCTGTTGCCTACCAACCCGGTGAGCGCGCTGGTGGTGTTCGAGGTGATGATCCGCCCGCTGATCCGGCTGTCGCTGGGCAAGCGTGAGCCGATGCGCCGGATGGTGCAGGCCCGCACCCTCGGGCCGATCGCTTCGATGCCCGGCCGCAAGGGGTTCTTGCGTGGCCAGCTGATGCGTGACGAGGACACCGGCGAGTACCTGGTGCAGGTGCTCGGGGCCACTGGCGGCACGGCGTCGCATCTGTTGGCCACGTTGGCCGAGGCGAACTGTCTGGTGGTGGTTCCCGAGGAGGTCGAGCAGATCGCCGCCGGCGAGTTGGTGGACGTCGCCTTCCTGGCTCAGCGGGGCTGAGCCCGAGTCCATGTTGGTCAATCTGTGGCCGTTCAAGGCCGTTGAGCACCCCGGCTGGCCGAGTGTGCTCGGGCCCCTGCGGGTGCCGGCGGGCGTGATCCGGCTCCGGCCGGTGCGGATGCGTGATGGCGTGGCGTGGAGCCGGATTCGGCTGGCCGACCGCGCCTACCTGGAGCAGTGGGAACCCAGTGTGGAGGTGGACTGGGTGACCCGGCACGGCAGCGCCTCCTGGCCGCCGCTGTGTTCGAGTCTGCGCACCGAGGCCCGCTATGGGCGGATGCTGCCGTACGTGATCGAGCTCGACGGCCGATTCTGCGGCCAGCTGACCGTGGGCAATATCGCCCACGGGGCGCTGCGCTCGGCCTGGATCGGGTACTGGGTGTCTAGCGCGGTGGCCGGCGGGGGAGTGGCAACCGGGGCGGTGGCACTCGGGCTCGACCACTGCTTCGGGCCGGTACGGCTGCATCGGGTGGAGGCCACCGTCCGGCCGGAGAACGCGGCCAGCCGGGCGGTGTTGGCCAAGGTCGGCTTCCGTCAGGAAGGGCTGCTGCAGCGCTACCTCGACGTCGATGGGGCGTGGCGCGACCACCTGCTGGTGGCGATGACGATGGAGGAGGTCGCCGGGTCGGTGACCTCGGCGCTGATTCAGTCCGGCCGGGCCGCCCGGGCCTGATGATATTCGGACGAGATGTTACCCGTGTGGTAGTTGTGACTGGCGAGGTCAGCGAGTAAATTACAACTGTGTAATTGGTTCGGCGCGTCGTCCGAGGTCGTGTGGCTCTCACACCTAGCCTTGGCTCGGAAAGGAGCAGGCCAACCATGCCCAGCATCCCGCAATCATTGCTCTGGATCTCACTGGTCGTTCTCTGGCTGTTCGTACTGGTGCCGATGCTGGTCAGCAAGCGTGACGCGGTCCGTCGTACCAGTGACGTGGCCTTGGCGACCCGGGTATTGACCAGTGGGTCCAGCGCCCGGCTGCTCAAGCGCGGCGGCCCGGCCACCGGCCACCGCAGCGATCCCGACTGGCAACACACCGCCGACGACATCGATGAGGCCGACGACATCAATGACGTCGACGAGGTCGAGGGCGAACCCGCCGAGGGTGGCTCGCGGGTGTTCGTCGCCGCGGCCGCGGTGTTCGTCGCCGCGTCGGAGCCGCAGGTCGGCGAGCAGGCTCAACTCGACTACTTGGACGTCGACGTCGTCGCCGACGACTCCGACGAGCTGCCACTGTCGGACGCGGGTCTGGCCGCCGAGGTTGCGGCCGAGGCGCGCGCCCAAGCCGAAGCTCGGGCCGCCGCTGAGGCGGAAGCGCGCGCTGCGGAGGAGGCCGCCATGGCAGCCGAGGCTCTGGCGGCCAAGGCGGAAGCTGCGGCCGAAGAAGAGGTCGACGCGGAGCCTGCTGCCGAGGGCGAAGCCGAAGCCGATGGCTACGAGTACGAATACGTCGAGGACAGCTCCGGGCTGGAACCTGCGGCGGAGTCCACGCGGGCGGGCGCAGCGGGTCTGTCGGCCCGCGGTCGTCGGCCCCGTATCGACACCGCCGCGGCCGTCAGCGCGCGCAAGTACGAGTTCCGCAAGCGGGTGTTGATGTCGCTCGCGGTCGTCCTGGGGCTCTCGGCGCTCACTGCCTTCACCGTGGCACCCACCGCGTGGTGGATCTGTGGTGGCGCCGCAGGTGCGACGGTGCTCTATCTGGCCTACCTACGCCGACAGACCCGTATCGAGCAGCAGGTGCGGGCGCGCCGCACACGGCGCGCCGAGCGTCCGCGTGTGCAGCGCGAGAGTGTCCACACCGACGCGTTCGAGGTGGTGCCGTCACGGCTGCGCCGCCCGGGGGTTGCAGTGCTGGAGATCGACGACGAGGACCCCGTGTTTGAGCACCTGGAGTACACATCCAGTGCCGACCGGTACGGATGGCGCGGCGACCTGGCGCGTGCGTCCGGTCAATAGGTCTCGGTTTCAGGGCACGGGCTAGGGGCTGGTAATCTCCTAGCGGTCAGGGGCTATAGCGCAGTTGGTAGCGCGTCTCGTTCGCATCGAGAAGGTCAGGGGTTCGATTCCCCTTAGCTCCACAGTGTTTGTGAAGATCAGGCTGCTGCGGTCAGTCCACTCGATCGGTTTTGCGTACATGTTCATCCGCCAGCATCGCCGCGATTTCGAACAGTTGTAGCCGGCTCTGGGGGCGCAGCTCGTTCTGCGTGTCGATAATGCCGCCTTGGGCAAGGTGCGAATCGTACGGCACGTATGCGGCATGGATCTCGGCCTCGGTGAACAGATCGGTAAGGTAGCGTCGCGCATTCGGAGTGGCATGGTTCCGGCTGTTGTTGAGGATGACCATCGAACGCGCCAACAGGTCGTCGTAGTCCATTGCGCGCAGCAGATCGATGGAACGGGCGACCGGCAGTGCGGTATCGCCGGTAAGTCCAGACACAAAGATCAGTGCGTCGCAGGAATTGAATACCGCCTTCATCACCGGATGCTCCAGATTGTCCGACGTGTCGATCAGGACGACCTGGTGAGTGCGGCGAAGACGGGCCACCGCTTCGTTCAGCATCGACGGCAAAAGCGGACGCGGCTGGTCGGACGTTCGATTGCCCGACAGCACATCCAAACCGATGTTGTTGTGGCCCAGATGTTCTCGGATATCGGTGTAGCCCCGAACGTCGATCTTGGTGATGATCTCGGTGTAGCCGTCAGGTGAGCGCGTGTCGATCCGGTCGGCCAACGTCCCGAAGCCCGGTGTGGCGTCGATCGCCACGACGTTGTCTGATCGACATTCCCGAAATATGCCGCCGATACAGGTGGTCATCGTGGTCTTGCCGACGCCGCCTTTACCGGAGACCACGCCGATCACCAAGTTTTTGTGCATCCGCTGACCGATCTGATCGCGGAGTGCGTGAACATGCTGTTCAAGCGGTGATTCCCCGGCATTGATGCCGTGGAACGAGGCGGCATAAACGAGTCGGCGCCAGCCGGAAGCCGGTACGGCTTTGCGCGGCGGGGGCAGATCCGGCATATGCAGGATTTCGGCGATCGGGTAATACCGACGGGGACGGCGGCCCGCCTCGTTTCCGATCCGGTGGGCACCTGCCCGATTCGGACGCCGATGCGAACCCCGCTCCGTGCCGGCAGCGCTGCAATCTGGCAGCTGCGGTGACGGTCGGTGCAGGTCGGTCACGCTGCATTAGTAGCACGGGTGGTCAAGTGCATATCACCGATTTTGGACAGCACAACAGAACTGTTTGCCGGCCGTTACAGTTCTGCAGCTGATCCGGTACGGCGGCAGTCCCGGGATTGGCTGAACCGTCGACGAACAGCGAGAGTTCGCGTTGGACCGCTATTTTCCCAATTCCGACGCGCTGGCGATCGCCAATGCAATGCGTGCGGTCAACGGATTCATCGACCCAATTGCAGACCACGTCAATGGCCTCAACGTCCCGGTCGCTGCTGTGGGCAAAAGCGTCTCGTTCGGAGTTGAGAACCTCTCCGGTGATCCACAGCTGGACGGATTACTGGCCCGGCGCGATGACGGCGAAGCCATCGTCTCGCTGACCTCCGACACGGCAATCACATTCTGCCTGTCTGTTTTTCACCGCTTCGATGTCGATTGGAAGCTTCACGGCTTCGACTCCGCGGCTCTGCGTGAAATCGCCGAGATGACGGTGCAGTCCCTGCTGACTGATCCTGGACAGGCACCGCGCACGGGGCTCGCATTACGCCGGTTCATCGCTCGATGGTTGGGGCCGGCCATCCCTCTGTCCGCGACTGACATCGCTGTTGGCTCGGGGATCGGTCATCGGGAAGCTACGGTGCTAGTACAGCCATTCGGCGACACCGCCGTGGCGCGCGCAGGAGCCCGGACGATGGCTCGAGAAGGAATAGGTGCCGTCTCGACAGAGTGCGTTGGCTCCGGCCGGTGAATCCCCTGGCCGAGAGATGCAGTCGCCGTCGACATTTCGATAGCAGCTCGGAGCTGGGGACGGGCGGGGTGCACGTGGCGGAGGTGGGCTCGGCCGCTGAGCTGGCGGAGCTGAATGTGAAGGCGTGGCACTGCGGCTCGTCAGCACGGGTGGTAGCGCGCTGGCGGGCACGTCGGCTTTGCAGTCGTTGAGGAGGAACGCCAAGGTCTCGTGCTCGTCGGCGGTGATCCATAGTCCGTATCTGGTTTTCACATCAACGATGCGTGCCGCATAGGTACAGCGGTAGGACTTGTTGTCCGGTAGCCAGGTGGCGGCGTCGCCGGAACCCTTTTCCTGATTCACCGCCGCTGTGGTGGCTTGCAGGTTGATGGGGTCGTTGGCGAAGTTCCGGCGGGTCAACTCGTCCCAGCCTTGGGCGCCCTTCTGCCAGGCATCCAAAAGCGGCACGATGTGGTCGATCTGGATGGGACTCAGGGATTCAGGCTCGCGCTGGTAGGGGATGGCTTCGCCGGTGTAGGGGTCGTTTAGGACGCCGGAGAGAACGATGCAGGAATTGCCGGGTTGAAAGCCTGCGCCGCTGAGGTCGCGTCGCAGGATGTCGTTGCGGGTGTCGCAACCGTTGTGGCCGCCCTCCACGGTGACATCGTCGGACCAGGGAGCTCCGAAGAGTGCGCGGTCGTAATTGGTTTTCGGGGCCCGGCCCTTGACGGGCAGGTTGCTGAGCTTCTTTTGCGGGGATTGCGATGAGCTGGGATAGCTTGATGTGAGCGTGGACTCCTTGGCCGAGGTATCCCGGCTTGTTACGAGGACAATGGTAACGAGGATGCCAACACAGACGATCGCACAGATCGAGATGATCAGAAGAACTCTTCGGCGGCTTGGGGACGGCCCGAAGCCATTTGAGCTTGGAATCCTCGTGACTCGGGGGTTGCCAGACTCATCGATGTCGATGCCCACCGACCGGACGCTAGTTCACTTTCCGGTTCCTCCAGGCGCATCTGCGCAAAGTCGCATATCTCAACCCTCAACCCTGCGGCGCCGGTACCAGTGATGAGGTTGCTCAGTCGCGTCCCGGAGTCAACTGCGGCACGGAATTCTCGGGCGGAGGGGGCAGCGGCGCCGGGTCAGGCATGTGCCCCGGCTCGTCGGGGAGAACGTTGTCGGCGCGGACCTGGTAGGTCTCCTGGCTCGATATGCGGGTGGAGACCCAGCCGCCGGGGTAGTACGTGCAGTTGCTGTAGTACCTGCTGTTAGAACAGTGG is a window from the Mycobacterium sp. SVM_VP21 genome containing:
- a CDS encoding GNAT family N-acetyltransferase — its product is MLVNLWPFKAVEHPGWPSVLGPLRVPAGVIRLRPVRMRDGVAWSRIRLADRAYLEQWEPSVEVDWVTRHGSASWPPLCSSLRTEARYGRMLPYVIELDGRFCGQLTVGNIAHGALRSAWIGYWVSSAVAGGGVATGAVALGLDHCFGPVRLHRVEATVRPENAASRAVLAKVGFRQEGLLQRYLDVDGAWRDHLLVAMTMEEVAGSVTSALIQSGRAARA
- a CDS encoding FmdB family transcriptional regulator; this encodes MPTYSYACTECSNRFDVVQAFTDDALTTCEDCNGRLRKIFGKVGVVFKGSGFYRNDSREAGKSGKSTSNGSSNGSSSASSSTSGDSGSSSGDSGTKSADSGTKPSDSAKASTTSSAPAATSA
- a CDS encoding 5-formyltetrahydrofolate cyclo-ligase, with amino-acid sequence MTDDAVVAAKSALRARLLADRRAVPPDVHDAEAAALAKHLERLADDAGTVCAYVPVGSEPGSTAMLAGLARRGARVLLPVVRTEDDGTPLALLWGEYRPENLTTARFGLLEPPEPWLAADALAEADLIVVPAVAVDRRGARLGRGAGFYDRSLQWRRPQIPLVAVVRDAELLDELPAEAHDVPMTHAVTPGRGLVALG
- a CDS encoding zinc ribbon domain-containing protein, with product MRDDVITVAIGLVVALAFSNLVKAFTDSVINPLVSAAQPDTAGLGLGYQLGAEGNEATFIDLGAFISAIIYFVVFMATIYFLIVLPYKHIQKRRGNTVFGDPAPTKTCPECKSEIAADANKCKFCASVQPATAA
- a CDS encoding SAF domain-containing protein; protein product: MGDSLNPTLISRISLALRPDWTRTVRARRMTAGALVVLAGVTAVRSNPQGDRLNVVVASRDIAPGSTLTLDDLSLESRSAQMVPDGAATDMAALMQTTLAGPARRGEILTDVRVLGRRLTEAAAGPDARIVGVHPADAALIDLVRPGDVVDVVTTAAEDVAGPPGAARVLASGGIVVLVSDKHNHDDRVVLVALPATAAVAVAGATLGQAVTLTLR
- a CDS encoding MogA/MoaB family molybdenum cofactor biosynthesis protein, yielding MEQSRELAGRALVVVVDDRTAHGDEDHSGPLVTELLAEGGFMVDGVVAVAADEVEIRNALNTAVIGGVDLVVSVGGTGVTPRDVTPEATRELLDREILGIAEALRASGLSAGIADAGLSRGLAGVSGSTLVVNLAGSRAAVRDGMATLNPLAAAIIGQLSSLEI
- a CDS encoding UTP--glucose-1-phosphate uridylyltransferase, with protein sequence MPTPKVPIPRTAIVPAAGLGTRFLPATKTVPKELLPVVDTPGIELVAAEAAEAGAERLVIITSEGKDGVVAHFVEDLVLEGTLEARGKKAMLAKVRRAPQLIKVESVVQAEPLGLGHAISCVEPTLSDDEDAVAVLLPDDLVLPTGVLETMSKVRARRGGTVLCAIEVSPDEVSAYGVFDVEPLPDGDNPDVMRVKGMVEKPKAQDAPSMYAAAGRYVLDRAVFDALRRIDRGAGGEVQLTDAIALMIAEGHPVHVVVHRGSRHDLGNPGGYLKAAVDFALDRDDYGPDLRRWLVARLGLAEN
- a CDS encoding MinD/ParA family protein; this encodes MTDLHRPSPQLPDCSAAGTERGSHRRPNRAGAHRIGNEAGRRPRRYYPIAEILHMPDLPPPRKAVPASGWRRLVYAASFHGINAGESPLEQHVHALRDQIGQRMHKNLVIGVVSGKGGVGKTTMTTCIGGIFRECRSDNVVAIDATPGFGTLADRIDTRSPDGYTEIITKIDVRGYTDIREHLGHNNIGLDVLSGNRTSDQPRPLLPSMLNEAVARLRRTHQVVLIDTSDNLEHPVMKAVFNSCDALIFVSGLTGDTALPVARSIDLLRAMDYDDLLARSMVILNNSRNHATPNARRYLTDLFTEAEIHAAYVPYDSHLAQGGIIDTQNELRPQSRLQLFEIAAMLADEHVRKTDRVD
- a CDS encoding DUF3761 domain-containing protein, with amino-acid sequence MGIDIDESGNPRVTRIPSSNGFGPSPSRRRVLLIISICAIVCVGILVTIVLVTSRDTSAKESTLTSSYPSSSQSPQKKLSNLPVKGRAPKTNYDRALFGAPWSDDVTVEGGHNGCDTRNDILRRDLSGAGFQPGNSCIVLSGVLNDPYTGEAIPYQREPESLSPIQIDHIVPLLDAWQKGAQGWDELTRRNFANDPINLQATTAAVNQEKGSGDAATWLPDNKSYRCTYAARIVDVKTRYGLWITADEHETLAFLLNDCKADVPASALPPVLTSRSATPSHSAPPAQRPSPPPPRAPRPSPAPSCYRNVDGDCISRPGDSPAGANALCRDGTYSFSSHRPGSCARHGGVAEWLY
- a CDS encoding molybdopterin molybdotransferase MoeA; protein product: MRSVEEQQARVSAAAVAPRPVRVAIAEAQGLMCAEEVVAERPMPAFDQAAIDGYAVRSVDVLGADAIGDSSDGAGRDDASSTVVTLPVLGVIEAGARTPTRLQPKLATRIQTGAPMPTLADAVLPLRWTDGGTSRVRVLRGVRPGDYVRRVGDDVQPGDVAVRAGTVVGAAQVGLLAAVGRDRVLVHPRPRLSVMAVGGELVDVNRTPGNGQVYDVDSYALAAAGRDAGAEVNRVGIVSNDPKKLRETVEGQLNRAEVVVIAGGVGGAAADEVRAVLADLGDMEVARIAMHPGSVQGFGQLGPEGVPTFLLPTNPVSALVVFEVMIRPLIRLSLGKREPMRRMVQARTLGPIASMPGRKGFLRGQLMRDEDTGEYLVQVLGATGGTASHLLATLAEANCLVVVPEEVEQIAAGELVDVAFLAQRG